In the Anastrepha obliqua isolate idAnaObli1 chromosome 1, idAnaObli1_1.0, whole genome shotgun sequence genome, one interval contains:
- the LOC129236421 gene encoding uncharacterized protein LOC129236421: MSIRTRALVFSTFFGSCIAIGLLLVSLTTNHWVRAYPKRLNSTDSKGDINFGLFYGNKDLNYGFGVRTTPIIVYTFDQNGPETMNFWLWLITALGTGFGLLSCAISAIAAVLKAASAAKRPGTMVLLFVSNISAAAAQVIAFICWLVQFYQYLQHNVLAVQDRNWYSHGLAFLGYSFYLVIASTLVVILNIFVLLHAKRCEHRDRQRLEPPSEEKNQSAIMLY, from the exons ATGAGCATACGCACAAGGGCACTAgtcttttcaacttttttcggtAGCTGCATCGCAATTGGCCTTTTATTGGTCAGTTTGACTACGAATCATTGGGTGCGTGCCTACCCAAAACGCCTCAATTCCACA GATTCAAAAGGTGATATCAACTTTGGCTTATTTTATGGCAACAAGGATCTCAACTATGGGTTTGGTGTACGCACTACACCTATTATTG TTTACACATTCGACCAAAACGGGCCAGAAACAATGAATTTTTGGCTTTGGCTAATCACGGCTTTGGGTACTGGCTTTGGTTTGCTTAGTTGTGCAATTTCCGCCATTGCAGCTGTGTTGAAAGCTGCGTCTGCGGCAAAACGTCCCGGAACTATGGTACTACTATTCGTTTCTAACatttcagcagcagcagctcaaGTGATCGCCTTCATCTGCTGGCTTGTGCAATTCTATCAATACTTACAGCATAATGTTCTTGCTGTTCAGGACCGTAATTGGTATAGTCATGGTTTAGCTTTTTTGGGTTACAGTTTCTACTTGGTAATTGCCTCCACACTTGttgttatattaaatattttcgtatTGTTGCATGCCAAACGTTGTGAGCACCGCGACCGCCAACGACTGGAGCCACCTAGCGAAGAGAAAAATCAAAGCGCCATAATGCTGTACTAA